A region of Mauremys mutica isolate MM-2020 ecotype Southern chromosome 24, ASM2049712v1, whole genome shotgun sequence DNA encodes the following proteins:
- the LOC123356103 gene encoding adhesion G protein-coupled receptor E1-like translates to MKQLISHLLGFCWLVCFTGTQCFTSDDDMCQYSTTCPSFATCENITTGYHCTCKRGYISSSLEEHFTNPAVKCVVDRCQDSSTCPAFATCENVAGGYHCTCKRGFASSSGKQNFTDPTVKCIDVNECSQDPPVCGPHNQCNNTRGSFTCQCSPGYSSPSGTSWKPGDSHTLDCTENLISCQPRILQRDDFKSLCGNSTQHGNQQNNRFCTFLNETSKTLESACGNGNQSISLKEVSTSIDLLFYATAQQSNGSKEEVALVATIFLQSVESAALATARKSPGNKTQTITGETMTIVAQRVTDNCSRAGKMIELNAENELMSIDCMTVVGAREQGSGVVAFISYATLESILNNNFIDQQNLREDVKLGSTMLNSKVVSGTIGKPGPLSKPFNFTLEHKQKKEMEDKIICVFWNLTGPWFTEGCRLLRENSTHTTCTCNHLSSFAILMASHAIKVFQPSA, encoded by the exons ATGAAGCAGCTCATCTCCCACCTTCTGG GCTTTTGCTGGCTCGTCTGCTTCACGGGGACTCAATGTTTCACCAGCGATG ATGACATGTGTCAGTATTCGACTACTTGTCCTTCTTTTGCAACCTGTGAAAACATCACCACGGGCTACCACTGCACCTGCAAACGTGGGTATATATCTAGTTCTTTGGAGGAACACTTCACTAATCCAGCAGTGAAGTGCGTTG TCGACAGATGTCAGGATTCGTCTACTTGTCCTGCTTTTGCAACTTGTGAAAACGTTGCTGGGGGTTACCACTGCACCTGCAAACGTGGGTTTGCATCTAGTTCTGGGAAGCAAAACTTCACTGATCCAACAGTGAAGTGCATTG ATGTTAATGAATGTTCTCAGGACCCACCAGTCTGTGGCCCTCACAACCAATGCAACAACACCCGAGGGAGTTTCACCTGCCAATGTTCTCCAGGTTATTCTTCCCCCAGTGGGACCTCTTGGAAACCTGGTGACTCCCACACCTTGGACTGCACAG AAAATCTCATCAGCTGCCAGCCCAGGATTCTGCAACGAGACGATTTCAAAAGTCTGTGCGGCAACAGCACCCAGCAC GGAAACCAACAAAACAACAGATTTTGCACCTTCCTGAATGAGACCTCAAAGACCCTGGAATCTGCATGCGGCAATGGAAATCAGTCAATATCGCTGAAG GAAGTCTCCACCTCTATCGATTTGCTTTTCTATGCCACTGCCCAGCAGTCTAATGGGAGCAAGGAGGAGGTCGCATTGGTAGCCACTATCTTTCTGCAGAGCGTAGAATCAGCAGCTTTGGCAACTGCtcggaaaagccccgggaacaaGACACAGACTATCACGGGAGAGACAATga CCATCGTGGCCCAGCGGGTTACGGATAACTGCAGTCGGGCAGGGAAGATGATCGAACTGAACGCTGAAAACGAGTTGATGAGCATTGACTGCATGACAGTGGTTGGCGCCAGGGAACAAG GCTCCGGAGTCGTTGCCTTCATATCGTATGCCACTCTCGAGTCCATCCTGAACAATAACTTTATCGACCAGCAAAACCTGAGAGAGGATGTCAAACTGGGTAGCACTATGCTGAATTCGAAGGTAGTGAGTGGGACCATTGGGAAACCCGGACCCCTCTCCAAACCTTTCAACTTCACCCTGGAGCATAAACAG AAAAAGGAAATGGAAGACAAGATTATCTGTGTTTTCTGGAATCTCACTGGTCCCTGGTTTACTGAAGGCTGCAGACTTCTCCGTGAAAACAGCACTCACACCACCTGCACCTGTAATCACCTGTCCAGCTTTGCCATCCTGATGGCTTCACATGCTATCAAGGTATTTCAACCATCCGCTTAA